Part of the Sulfuricurvum kujiense DSM 16994 genome, GAAAAAAACGAGGTCATTATTACCTCCCGAACTTCCCGCCCGTGGCCGAACTTTAGAGCTTTGGATGAAGTACTTAAATGCGAGTATCTTGTCATTGCGATTCCGGCCCAACAGATAGCACAATGGCTGAAGGAGCACTTTGTTTTTTCGGGACAAAAAATTCTTGTTGCGGCTAAAGGGATCGAAGCTTCCAGCGGACGGTTTTTAAATGATATTTACAAAGAATACGTGCCCGAAGAGAATCTCGCTTTTTTGTCGGGGCCGTCATTCGCCGTGGAAGTGATGAAGAAACTCCCTACCGCGCTGGTAGTGAATTCTCTCTCAAAGGATACGTCTGGAGAATTTGCCGCTTTTTTCCCTTCCTTTATCCGTACCTATACGAGTGAAGACGTCATCGGAGCCGAAATCGCTGGAGCGTATAAAAACGTGATCGCCATCGCTGCAGGGATCTGCGAGGGACTCTCTTTAGGGCATAATGCAGCTGCGAGTCTGATTGCTCGGGGGCTGGTGGAGATGGAGCGATTCGGACGGGCTTACGGGGCGACGCAGGAGAGTTTTCTGGGGCTCAGCGGAGCGGGAGATCTGTTTTTGACGGCGAGTTCGTCTATGTCACGCAACTATCGTGTGGGGCTCGGGTTGGCACAAGGCAAAGATAAAGATACAATATGCATTGAAATCGGTGAAGTGAGTGAGGGGATCGGGACGGCCTATGCATTACATGAGATAGCACAGGAACGAGGTATCTATCTCCCTATCGCCTCAGAAGTATATGCGATTTTGGAGGGGAAATCTCCCCGACAAAGTTTAAAAGATTTGATAGAGAGGTAGTAAAAACAGCACGGTTCACTGTGCGTGAGCTTTCTGCTGAAGACGGAGTGCCCTTCGGGTGAAACACAGCGTTAGCGTAGCTAATCGGGATTGTATTCCGATAGCGTTAAAAAAAATAAAAAGATAAGGAGATAGAGATGTTAGTACATATTGTAATGTTTCAGTTTAAAGATGAGAATAAAGAGGCCAATATGGCGCGCGTCAAAGAGATGCTCGAAGCGCTGCCTTCAAAAATCAATACGCTCCATTCGATGGAAGTGGGGATTGATATCAGCCGAAGCGAACGCTCATTCGATATGGCTTTGGTCTCACAGTTTGAGGAACAGGCCGCATTGGATGTTTATGCGATCCATCCGGCACATTTGGAAGTGGTGAGTGTGATTAAAGAGGTTACGCTCCTTTCCAAAGTCGTTGATTATATACAATAAGGGAATAATCTGTGGACGAAATATCAAGTGTAGAGAAGAGTGTTCGCGATCCGTTTTATAAAAAATACAAAATCCACCTCTCCGTTGCAGCGGCAATCGCAGCGGTAGGGATCAGCGCACTGGCCCATTATAAAAATACTATTGTCAAAGAAGAGCTGATCAGTGCGATGAACCATTATCAAGAGGAATTGCTCCTCAGCGGCGGCGAGATGAAGTACGGCAGTGTGGAGTGCGGCGGAATTATTTCAACCGATTGTGAAATCAAAGCTATAAAATTGTCGATCATGGGGCAAGAACAGCTCAGTATAGGGGCTCTTCGATTAGGGAATGTAGAAGAGCTTTCGGAACTGAAAGCGTTTGCAAGCGGACAGAATATTGACGCTTCTATCGATATCGAAGCCGATGACGTTACTTTGCCTAAACCGCTACTGGCACAGATAATTTCTCAAAATGTAAGTAACGCGTTTCAGCAAAATACGCTCAATAAGCTTGATACGGTCAGTTTCGCCTTCAGAGGCGATATCGAAGGAAGTTCAAAAAATATAAAGTATCTGAATGTCGATCAACTCCGCATAGACAACGCCATTATGCCGCTGGAATTTTCGATGAGTGCACGGGATATCTCCAACACTTCGCCCGATACGATGATTCTGGATCATTTTATTCTGACGATGGAAGATCGTGCGATTTCGGATGTGACGTATGAATCGGTTAAAAGTTTTGCCGATTCTCTTGCGGATAATGAAAAAGAGGCTTTTCTCAAAGAGTTTAATTTGACGCTCCCTCAGATGAGTAACAGACCGAAAGCATCCCATTTGATCAATATCGCGATTGCTAAACATTTCGAAACTGATTTGCCGAACACGTCCGGTATGGTTGAAAAAGATTTGATCAATGCAATGATTCAAATGCTCAAAGGGGAGACCAATGAGATCACTTTGGAAGGAAAAAACCAAAAAAAGCTGACAATGATTCAACTCCAAAATGAATTGCAGAAGTCTTCCGCAATGAGTGATGTGGAAGCGCAAAAATATATGGATGATAAGTTTAAATTAGAGGTCAACAGCGATTAACGTTAATGAATTAACATTTTTTTAACATTTTAGGACTACAATAGACAAAATTAGTCAGAGGAGTTTACAATGAAAACATTGCTTACGATCGTATCGGCATCGGTAATTCTATCGACAATCGCATTTGCTGAAATGCCGGCAATGACTCAAGAGAAAGTAGCAGCTCAACAAGAAATTCAAAACCGTTTTAAAGAGATGAAAACGGATGAACTTTTAGAAAAACGCGGGACTATGACGACGCAACAAGAGCGCGAAGCACTTCATAACGAGCTTATGAGCCGTCAGAAAATGATGACGAAAGAGCAGCATGATAAGTTTATGAAGAAACCCGAAAACCGTACCCCGAAAATGAAAAATCAAGGTTCGGGTCAAGGAATGATGCAAGGACAACGTAACGGTATGGGTTCAGGAATGGGCGGCGGCATGGGGGGACGTTAATCGTCTCACTCGACCGAATTGATCGCCTTTAGCGTATAGCTCTCGTTTGGCTGTACGCTTATTACTCTCATCATATTCGATACTAATCCTTTTTGTGTGATCTTTATATCGAAATTATTTAAAAATTGGCAAATAGGAAAAGAAAGATGGGATGGACATGTCAACATGACAGTAAAGGATTTTGCAAACTCTTGAAAGTCCCGTGCCAACCCGGTATCAAAGGGTGTATCCTTAACAAAGGTGCTGAGGTCGTTTTTACGACAGGCAGTTACGAAGAGGATAAAAAAAAGGCGGAAGAGAAGGGTGAAGCGATCGATTTTGCCGAACTTGCTCGATATCATTAACCGCTATTCGAGTGAGTAGATTGCTTTAATCGTATGGCTTTGTTGAGGGGCTATACGGATAATCTCATCTCCCGCATTGGCGGTTTCGATACAGAGTGTTTTTTTGTAATCTTCGAGTGAGAGATCGGCTTTCTGTTCGCACACCCGACTCCACGGATTCCACACGACCGCCGTTTTGCTCCCCTCGCATTTAATGCGTATCGTCCGTTTCAGCGTATCATCGTTTATTAGAATGTCACCGCTGTCAAACGGATAGATGCGGTCGGTTTCGGCATTGATGCGGATGGCAATATCTTCTTTTTTTTCGGCTCCGCCGTCTGTTTTATCGCTGTAGGTGAACCCCTCTAATCCCGTGACGCTTGTATGGGTGATGTCACCTACCGAAAAATAGGTGTGGAGTGCCTGTGTGAGTTCCATAGGGGTATCACCGAGGTTATGGGTTGTGAGTTCCATGGTGAGTACTCTGCCAACGCTGAGTGTCAGGATAAGGCGGAAACGGTACGGC contains:
- a CDS encoding NAD(P)H-dependent glycerol-3-phosphate dehydrogenase, coding for MGKIGVIGAGKWGEALSYALSEKNEVIITSRTSRPWPNFRALDEVLKCEYLVIAIPAQQIAQWLKEHFVFSGQKILVAAKGIEASSGRFLNDIYKEYVPEENLAFLSGPSFAVEVMKKLPTALVVNSLSKDTSGEFAAFFPSFIRTYTSEDVIGAEIAGAYKNVIAIAAGICEGLSLGHNAAASLIARGLVEMERFGRAYGATQESFLGLSGAGDLFLTASSSMSRNYRVGLGLAQGKDKDTICIEIGEVSEGIGTAYALHEIAQERGIYLPIASEVYAILEGKSPRQSLKDLIER
- a CDS encoding Dabb family protein, whose translation is MLVHIVMFQFKDENKEANMARVKEMLEALPSKINTLHSMEVGIDISRSERSFDMALVSQFEEQAALDVYAIHPAHLEVVSVIKEVTLLSKVVDYIQ
- a CDS encoding D-hexose-6-phosphate mutarotase — translated: MDIETLNSLYSHAGYVTFKEGPGGFPVALITTPHATAAITPYGAQLLSYTFASDSNDLLFLSEKAIFKEGTPIRGGVPICWPWFGPDPQGQGRSDHGLARTRMWSVVSSDLLSDQECSITFELTDTPETYTLWPYRFRLILTLSVGRVLTMELTTHNLGDTPMELTQALHTYFSVGDITHTSVTGLEGFTYSDKTDGGAEKKEDIAIRINAETDRIYPFDSGDILINDDTLKRTIRIKCEGSKTAVVWNPWSRVCEQKADLSLEDYKKTLCIETANAGDEIIRIAPQQSHTIKAIYSLE